One Entelurus aequoreus isolate RoL-2023_Sb linkage group LG09, RoL_Eaeq_v1.1, whole genome shotgun sequence genomic window carries:
- the LOC133657655 gene encoding serine-rich coiled-coil domain-containing protein 2-like isoform X6 yields the protein MEDKASTRFAMVSRLPKFGGRSASTGATSLSNGLPTQDAKTTPSPAVVSRPNGVIKTSPFSLKWKRDEGATSSSVTSPTNPVDGGKDKPSRPLPATVKAPGTPIMRRSGALVVAASSPKTITKQTLKLGPKEGSKLSPGPMNGAPKIHPNDPGISAGSDSRLARPKLYSPRSSSQDSLSQSSESLKTLALDKMVRSNSFTHFKQIPSPSSQPMIRSFSFNRAVELAKPLTNTQLRTPRSSFLKPPHLSNGRLGLGLGGLNVSHGGSGSSSNGIGGLQYSRTAPATSSSISPGPTTPIALKKPLLSTFNKSPGNTNGSLGYKLTKPGQTKQNKTSFLPGWLKGDAKALSATQCGDLSKTERDSEPAGEAEDPHSSQNPADGKETDSCGLTQSSADPAGGDAQEDMSLSSASSLDRGNTSEEFLDDLDSVGDVFSDGDVHDHNNSGLDGFLGDNSDWDLADHNEESPMQDSQGPLVRSPVEADLCQASSLELSPSDSSGGTYMWDEEGLEPLGGPGTHPCDLYDDSELSSMVRPIELDVLYPLKDTLNNLHPPGPQDDDDLMLDVDLPEDGVHDADRISNGESAARRQAQRRRHQRLGGPAGFDARTQSPQGLKSSKMSPQAAPSEARRLCLGASPDELSLEHLSQDCSSVKKQLLRLRNLLQREDPDLPAADVVQDGEGNTATAAQCEELLKEVHMLREEVRTRDKTIVQLTLQCQQQHPLAPVQCQCHQQRAPSLLLRPPAHQRHDKATQTHWRPPGHPLDVIQTHTEDESRQSGGLS from the exons ATGGAAGATAAAGCATCCACCAGGTTTGCCATGGTTTCGAGACTGCCCAAGTTCGGCGGGCGCTCTGCGAGTACCGGTGCCACCTCCCTTTCCAACGGTTTGCCGACCCAGGATGCCAAGACAACTCCCTCTCCTGCTGTAGTATCGCGGCCAAATGGTGTGATTAAAACCTCTCCCTTTTCCCTGAAATGGAAGAGAGATGAAGGAGCAACCTCCTCCAGCGTTACCTCTCCCACAAATcctgtggatggaggtaaagataaGCCTTCAAGACCGCTTCCTGCAACAGTAAAGGCCCCAGGGACACCTATAATGCGGAGGTCTGGTGCATTGGTGGTGGCTGCCTCGAGCCCGAAAACCATCACTAAGCAAACCCTAAAGCTGGGTCCCAAGGAAGGATCCAAACTGAGTCCAGGCCCTATGAACGGAGCACCTAAAATACACCCCAATGACCCAGGAATCTCTGCAGGGTCTGATTCCCGCCTTGCACGACCCAAGTTATATTCCCCGAGAAGCAGCTCCCAAGACAGCCTTTCCCAGTCCAGTGAAAGCTTGAAGACCTTGGCTCTGGACAAGATGGTGCGCTCAAACAGCTTCACCCACTTCAAGCAGATCCCCTCTCCCAGCAGCCAGCCCATGATACGCTCCTTCTCCTTTAACCGGGCTGTGGAACTAGCCAAACCTCTCACCAACACTCAGCTCAGAACGCCTCGAAGTAGTTTCCTCAAACCTCCCCATCTTAGCAATGGAAGATTAGGTTTAGGACTTGGGGGTCTCAATGTAAGCCATGGTGGGTCTGGATCTTCTAGTAACGGGATTGGAGGTCTTCAGTACAGCAGAACCGCTCCTGCTAcctcctcttcaatatctccaGGGCCCACTACTCCCATTGCTCTGAAGAAGCCTCTACTCTCCACTTTTAACAAGTCACCGGGAAATACCAATGGATCTTTGGGCTACAAGCTGACAAAACCTGGACAGACCAAGCAGAATAAGACTTCTTTTCTTCCAGGTTGGCTGAAAGGCGACGCCAAAGCTTTGTCGGCAACACAATGTGGAGATCTGTCAAAGACAGAGAGAGATTCTGAGCCAGCTGGAGAGGCTGAAGACCCTCATAGTAGTCAAAATCCTGCTGACGGAAAAGAAACGGATAGCTGTGGTCTGACACAAAGCTCAGCAGACCCGGCAGGCGGTGATGCTCAGGAGGACATGTCCCTGTCTTCTGCTTCCTCCCTAGACCGAGGTAACACCAGTGAAGAGTTTCTAGACGACTTGGACAGCGTGGGAGACGTGTTCAGTGATGGGGACGTTCATGACCATAACAATAGTGGCTTGGATGGTTTTCTTGGCGATAACAGTGACTGGGATCTGGCTG ACCACAATGAAGAGAGCCCTATGCAGGACTCCCAGGGACCACTTGTGAGGTCTCCAGTGGAGGCTGATCTCTGCCAGGCTTCATCCTTGGAGCTGTCACCTTCCGACAGCTCTGGGGGCACCTACATGTGGGATGAAGAAGGTCTGGAACCCCTCGGAGGGCCCGGGACACATCCGTGTGATCTCTATGATGACTCCGAGCTCAGCAGCATGGTGCGTCCCATTGAGCTTGACGTACTTTATCCCCTGAAA GACACCCTGAACAACCTGCACCCCCCAGGACCCCAGGACGATGATGACCTCATGCTGGACGTCGACCTCCCGGAGGATGGCGTGCATG ATGCTGACAGGATTTCCAACGGGGAAAGCGCGGCCCGGCGGCAGGCACAGCGGCGGAGGCATCAACGTTTGGGCGGACCGGCTGGATTCGACGCACG GACACAATCCCCGCAGGGCCTCAAATCTTCAAAGATGTCCCCGCAGGCCGCCCCCTCCGAGGCCAGGCGGCTGTGTCTCGGCGCCTCGCCGGATGAACTCTCGCTGGAACACTTGAGCCAGGACTGCAGCTCGGTCAAGAAGCAGCTGCTCAGGCTGAGGAACCTGCTGCAG CGTGAGGATCCTGACTTGCCAGCAGCAGATGTTGTCCAGGACGGTGAAGGCAACACCGCCACTGCGGCCCAG tgtgaagAGCTGCTGAAGGAGGTGCACATGCTGAGAGAAGAAGTGAGGACCAGGGACAAGACCATAGTTCAGCTGACTCTGCAGTGTCAGCAGCAACACCCG